The Pantanalinema sp. genome window below encodes:
- a CDS encoding class IV adenylate cyclase — MEKRGFEIEAKFRLRPGQREAIAQALSGCSHERAVQEDRYFDAGPGRVLRLRQENGAWLITRKEAPTVSADGTKTRTEIETPIPVDLVEPLAEAFAWLGHRPLIVVRKVRDAYEIDGATVCLDRIEGLDDDFAELEVLAQEATAKGALDALRARFGLEEDQILLHSYARLLAEARGQA; from the coding sequence ATGGAGAAGCGGGGATTCGAGATCGAGGCGAAGTTTCGCCTGAGGCCCGGGCAGCGCGAGGCGATCGCCCAGGCCCTTTCCGGCTGCTCGCACGAGCGCGCCGTGCAGGAGGACCGCTACTTCGACGCGGGCCCGGGCCGGGTGCTGCGCCTCAGGCAGGAGAACGGCGCCTGGCTCATCACCCGCAAGGAGGCCCCCACCGTCTCGGCCGACGGCACCAAGACCCGCACCGAGATCGAGACTCCGATCCCGGTCGACCTGGTCGAGCCGCTCGCCGAGGCCTTCGCCTGGCTGGGGCACCGGCCCCTGATCGTGGTGAGGAAGGTCCGTGACGCCTACGAGATCGACGGGGCGACGGTCTGCCTGGATCGAATCGAGGGCCTCGACGACGACTTCGCCGAACTGGAGGTGCTCGCCCAGGAGGCCACGGCCAAGGGCGCTCTCGACGCCCTGCGCGCGCGCTTCGGCCTCGAAGAGGACCAGATCCTGCTCCACAGCTACGCCCGGCTCCTGGCGGAGGCGCGCGGACAGGCTTAG